CGGCAGCGAAAAATCTGCCTTCGTGCAAACCGCCGGCGAAAAGCCCGCGCCCTCCGGCACAAAGATCACCGTCTCGGTCGTCGTCCGCCGCAAGGCCCCTCTCAAAGTCGCCAACCGCCTCGGCAAGCAGCGCCTCACCCACGCCCAATACAGAAAGACTCACGGAGCCGACCCCGCCGCCGTCAAACTCGTCCGCACCTTTGCCAAAGAGTTCGGCCTCACCGTCGCACCCGACACGCCCGGCCCCGAGCGCCGCACCATCAAGCTCACCGGCACCGTCGCCGCCATGCAGAAGGCCTTCGGCGTCACCCTCGTCCACAAAACTCACGACGGCACCACCTACCGCGTCCGCGAGGGCAGCATCACCCTCCCCACTGACCTCGTCGGCCCCGTCGAAGCCGTTCTCGGCCTCGACAACCGCCCCCAGGCACAGCCCCACTTTCGCATCGCGGGCGAAGCCGGCGACCTCACCGCCAACATCGCCCAGGCCGGAGGCTTCGCCCATCCCCACGCCTCCGGCACCAGCATCTCCTATACCCCGCCTCAGATCGCCGCGCTCTACCAGTTCCCGCCCAACGCCTCCGCCGCAGGCCAGACCATCGGCATCATCGAGCTAGGCGGAGGCTACAAAACCACCGACCTCACCGCCTACTTCAAAACCCTCGGCCAGAAAACCCCCAGCGTCAAAACCGTCTCCGTCGACGGCGGCAAGAACAGCCCCACCAACGCCAACAGCGCCGACGGCGAAGTCATGCTTGACATCGAAGTCGCCGCCTCCGTCGCCCCCGGCGCCAACATCGTCGTCTACTTCGCCCCCAACACCGACCAGGGCTTCATCGACGCCATCGCCACCGCCGTCCATGACACCACCAACAAACCCAGCGTCATCTCCATCAGCTGGGGCGGCCCCGAGTCTAGCTGGACCACCCAGTCCCTCAACGCCCTCGACGCCGCCTGTCAGTCCGCCGCCGCCCTCGGCATCACCATCACCGTAGCCTCCGGCGACAACGGCTCCACCGACGGCCTCACCGACGGCAGCAACCACGTAGACTTCCCCGCCTCCAGCCCCCACGTCCTCGCCTGCGGAGGAACCAAACTCATCGGCACCGGCTCCTCCATCAACTCCGAGGTCGTCTGGAACGAAATCGCCAACAACGAAGGCGCAACCGGAGGCGGCGTCAGCAACTTCTTCCCACTCCCCACCTGGCAGGCCAACGCAGGCGTCCCCGCCCCCACCAACTCCGCAGGCGGCCGAGGCGTCCCCGACGTCTCCGGCGACGCCGACCCCTCCACCGGCTACATCATCCGCGTCGACGGCAAGACCCTGCCCATCGGTGGCACCAGCGCTGTAGCTCCTCTCTGGGCCGGCCTCATCGCCGTAGCCAACGCACAGAACGGAACCTCAGCCGGCTTCATTCAACCCGCCATCTATGCCGCCAAAGGCGCCGCCGCCTTCAACGACATCACCTCCGGCACCAACTACTCCGGCTCTCCCACAGGCTTCACCGCCGGCCCCGGCTGGGACGCCTGCACCGGCCTCGGCTCCCCCATCGGCACAAAACTCATCACCGTCGTCAACCCCTCATCCACCAGCGCCTCGAAGGGTGGAAAGAGCAAGGGCAGCAAGAAAAAGCCCGTCCGCACGCGCCCGGCACGCAAGCCGCACGCCGCAACCAACCGGCGCAAAGCCGCTGCCGGCAAACGTCGATAACTCTAAACCCTCCGCCCGGAATCGATCCCCAGGCGGAGGGAGCAACTACTGGCCCATGTCGTAGAAGAACTCTTCGTAGACCACCTTGCCGCCCACAACCTTGTACACCGCAACCTCTTCCATCACGAAGCGCCGGCTCTGCGGTTTGAACGTCACATCCAGTTTGAAGGTGCAGGTAAAGTGCGAGCCGGCGACCAGAGGTCCCTCGACCGTACAGGAGTGAACCTCATGGTTTGTCGCCCACCACTCGCCCTTGGCTTTGACCGCCTCCAGTCCTTTGGACTCGCGCGATCCTCCCGGAGGCGCTCCCGCTTCCATGCTCACGATGTCCTCGCCGTATAGGCTCTCGGTTGCCTCCTTAAATTTGCCTTCCCGGCAAAGCTTCACCAACTTGTCGGCCAATTCCTGCGTCGTCATTGTGCGTCTCCTTTTCTAAAAACTGTGTATTCCAACCGCCACCAGCATAAGGCAAGAGGCGCACGGCTGTTCCTGGCAAACTCCGGACAGTCTTCCTGCTACGCGAGGCCGCCCAGGATCCAGATCACAATCATCCTAAGCGGCCTCCATCACCACGCAACAACCCCGCTAGTTAGAAAGCAGAATCTGGCAGGCTTCCTTCATCTCCTCCTGCTTCGTCTCGTCCTCTTTGTCATTCGTGCTCACAAAACCAAGTCCGTGCGGACTCTGCATTCCGCTCACAATCGGCGTCAGCTGTCCAAACTCCAGGTCCAGCCGTCCCACAAATCCCGGAGCCGCGCTTGCACCCGCAACTCCCGCCGAGTAAGCGGCGCCCGGACTAAAAACATCCTTCGTGATCTTGTACGTTACGTTGGCAGGCTCATCCGACACCAGCAGAAAACCATCGGTCGACGGCGCGAACAGCGTGTCATCCACCTGCGGCTGGCCGTAGGGAGAGCTCAACGGAATCTGCAGCGCACTCTGAGCCGGGCTACCTGGATACCGCACCACGATCAACTCCGAGTCGCCCTGGCTATCCAGCACGATATCTCCCGTCGGCGATGTCGTCATCGAGTCCGGATCCTGCAGGTTCAACGTCACAGGCAGCCCGGTCAGGACATTCTTTGCCGTTGCATTGCCCTCCAGCACCGGCGTCACCACCACCAGCCCGCCTTCAATCTTCGCCTCGACGATAGCCGGAAAGGCGTTCGGATTATGTGCCGGATTCGAAGCGCTCAGATAGGTCTTGCCCTTCAGAAACGTGATGTCGTCATATCCGCCTCCGGCCGCTGGCGCAGCCGCAAACGGAACCGTCTGTTTCACCCGCGTATCCGGATCGAAGATCACCAGACTAGGATTTGCATCCTCATTCTGCATCACCCAAAGCTTGTTTGTGTAGGGATTCAGCTTCAGACCATCATTGTGCCCCTTCACCGTAAAGCTATAGACCATCTGCCCCGCCCGGTTATATTCGACGATCATGTTCGACTTCCCATCTTTGCCCGCGGGATCATTTCCATCGCCGTAGCCGATATAAACATGGTCCTTGTATACGGCGATCGAATCGGGAGCCGTAAACTTCCCTTTGTATCCCCTCGCGAAGACGCTGAGGTGGTAACCGTCAACAGCGGTAGGCGTGCTGGCCTGGCCAAACGCCGGGGCAACGCTAAGCAGCATGGCAGCGGACGCAACAAGAGCATTGCGCGAGATCAGTGGAGAGAGTGCGGTAGACATGGTGAAACCTCCTGAACTGGGCGGAAGAGTTGGATAAAACAGAAGTAGCTAGGTTCAAAGCGATACTCCTCCCCTGAAAGCAACGCAGTATGACTGCCAGATGAATTCTTCGTGACCCCTGTAGTCTTCTCAAAACTGTGCAAAGCTCGCCGCCTCCCGCCTGGCGTCCTCCTTGCCATAGTTTTTGCAATTCTTGTTGTCATCCCCGCAGGGGATCTGCTGTTGCTTCTGCAGTTGTCGTTGCTTCTGCAGTTGTCGTTGCTTCTGCCGTTGTCGTTGCTTTTGCCGTCGCCGTTGCTGTTGCATCTGCCGTTGCTCTTGCAGTTGCCGTTGCTTTGGCAGTTCTCGTTGTCATCCCCGAAGGGGATCTGCGGTCGCATTTGCCGTTGTCGCTGCATTTGCCGTTGTCGTTGTCGTTGCTTTTGCAATTCTTGTTGTCATCCCCGAAGGGGATCTGCGGTTGCGGTTGCGGTTGCCGTTGCTTTTGCAATTGCAGTTCCTGCCATCTTTACCGTCACTTCTTCTA
This Tunturibacter gelidoferens DNA region includes the following protein-coding sequences:
- a CDS encoding S53 family peptidase yields the protein MATKKTSTPHISASPRTVLPGSEKSAFVQTAGEKPAPSGTKITVSVVVRRKAPLKVANRLGKQRLTHAQYRKTHGADPAAVKLVRTFAKEFGLTVAPDTPGPERRTIKLTGTVAAMQKAFGVTLVHKTHDGTTYRVREGSITLPTDLVGPVEAVLGLDNRPQAQPHFRIAGEAGDLTANIAQAGGFAHPHASGTSISYTPPQIAALYQFPPNASAAGQTIGIIELGGGYKTTDLTAYFKTLGQKTPSVKTVSVDGGKNSPTNANSADGEVMLDIEVAASVAPGANIVVYFAPNTDQGFIDAIATAVHDTTNKPSVISISWGGPESSWTTQSLNALDAACQSAAALGITITVASGDNGSTDGLTDGSNHVDFPASSPHVLACGGTKLIGTGSSINSEVVWNEIANNEGATGGGVSNFFPLPTWQANAGVPAPTNSAGGRGVPDVSGDADPSTGYIIRVDGKTLPIGGTSAVAPLWAGLIAVANAQNGTSAGFIQPAIYAAKGAAAFNDITSGTNYSGSPTGFTAGPGWDACTGLGSPIGTKLITVVNPSSTSASKGGKSKGSKKKPVRTRPARKPHAATNRRKAAAGKRR
- a CDS encoding SnoaL-like domain-containing protein; translated protein: MTTQELADKLVKLCREGKFKEATESLYGEDIVSMEAGAPPGGSRESKGLEAVKAKGEWWATNHEVHSCTVEGPLVAGSHFTCTFKLDVTFKPQSRRFVMEEVAVYKVVGGKVVYEEFFYDMGQ